A single window of Eucalyptus grandis isolate ANBG69807.140 chromosome 1, ASM1654582v1, whole genome shotgun sequence DNA harbors:
- the LOC104437630 gene encoding WD repeat-containing protein 44, protein MGSFGEEEDYQFFDAHEEISSVDNVHGDCFRGVEIACSRHSPAACVPATFTSDVWMHRPCSVEERRTKFLNWMGVRSDFDGCQSSADVGMDPPMDDRVRGSSGAMLRNSGFKDELCSSGSSESSLSSDNSEWARELVMEEKNFVCRAGNGDGAREADVDDLDVKMSEGQDMGSNWLNRVKETESQTSSSPLANQFEESEPAEVNGTKEVKKKLRKRWLTKLRSMTCVMDRQVEVCSSKNDALEGLRVRRVKVRHCRKRLKELSALFNGQDFQAHSGKISKMKFSPDGQFLASAGEDRFVKIWQVVEDDRSDDLDIPEIDPSCVYFTVNHVSELSPLYAEKEKMGKPSSLRKTSDSACVIFPPKVFRILEKPLHVFRGHQGEILDLSWSIDNHLLSSSMDNTVRLWQVGSDNCLGVFKHTNYVTGVQFNPVDNNYFISGSVDGKVRIWAVHDCQVVDWTDVRGIVTAVSYRPDGQGMIVGCMSGHCRFYSVSDSHLQLEDGIFLCSKKKSLCKRITGFEVFPHDSSKVMVTSADSQIRILDGINVISRYRGCRGAGNQNFASLTSDGKHIVSASEDSSVYIWNCLDQKGSIPSEAKVIRSCERFSSNASVAIPWCGFKRRNSPDGLKLDDLGTKSLEALSSSPACFYQGHEFLLESFPKGSATWPEEKLPTSSPWPSSHAMHKTQYKFLRTSCQSTSNAHAWGLVIVTAGWDGRIRSFLNYGLPVPC, encoded by the exons ATGGGGAGTTTCGGGGAAGAGGAAGATTATCAATTTTTCGATGCCCACGAAGAGATTTCATCCGTAGACAATGTACATGGTGATTGCTTTCGTGGAGTCGAGATTGCTTGTTCTCGTCATTCCCCTGCTGCCTGTGTCCCTGCAACTTTCACGTCTGATGTTTGGATGCATCGCCCCTGCAGTGTAGAGGAGCGGCGGACTAAATTCTTGAACTGGATGGGTGTCCGTTCGGATTTCGATGGGTGTCAAAGTTCAGCAGATGTAGGTATGGATCCGCCGATGGATGATAGAGTTAGAGGGAGTAGTGGGGCCATGTTGAGGAACTCTGGTTTCAAGGATGAGCTTTGTTCCAGTGGATCTTCAGAGTCGTCTTTGTCTAGTGATAATTCAGAATGGGCAAGAGAGTTAGTTATGGAGGAGAAAAATTTTGTATGTAGAGCAGGGAATGGGGATGGAGCAAGGGAAGCTGATGTAGATGATCTAGATGTCAAGATGAGCGAAGGTCAGGATATGGGTTCAAATTGGTTAAATAGGGTGAAAGAGACTGAGAGCCAAACCAGTTCATCTCCACTAGCAAACCAATTCGAGGAGAGTGAACCTGCAGAAGTGAATGGCACGAAGGAGGTTAAGAAGAAACTTAGAAAGAGGTGGCTTACCAAATTGCGTTCCATGACTTGTGTCATGGATAGGCAGGTAGAAGTGTGCTCCAGCAAAAATGATGCATTAGAAGGTCTGAGAGTTCGGAGGGTGAAGGTTCGGCATTGCAGGAAACGATTGAAGGAATTGTCAGCATTGTTCAATGGGCAAGACTTTCAGGCTCACAGCggtaaaatttcaaagatgaaATTCAGTCCTGATGGGCAGTTCCTTGCAAGTGCCGGTGAGGACAGGTTCGTGAAAATATGGCAAGTGGTGGAGGATGACAGATCTGATGATCTAGACATTCCTGAAATAGACCCATCATGTGTATATTTCACTGTGAATCATGTCTCTGAATTAAGTCCACTCTATgctgagaaagagaaaatgggcAAACCAAGCAGTTTGAGGAAGACATCAGACTCCGCCTGTgtcattttccctccaaaagTTTTCCGGATTCTGGAGAAGCCATTACATGTGTTCCGGGGTCACCAAGGCGAAATATTGGACCTGTCGTGGTCGATCGATAAT CATCTGCTTTCCTCTTCCATGGACAATACCGTTCGTCTGTGGCAAGTAGGGTCTGACAACTGCCTCGGAGTCTTTAAGCATACAAATTATG TAACTGGTGTTCAATTCAATCCTGTGGACAATAACTACTTCATCAGTGGTTCAGTAGATGGAAAAGTGCGCATATGGGCAGTTCATGATTGCCAAGTTGTCGACTGGACTGATGTTAGAGGAATCGTGACTGCTGTTTCCTATCGCCCGGATGGACAG GGGATGATTGTTGGGTGCATGTCGGGACATTGCCGCTTTTACAGCGTGTCAG ATAGTCATTTACAGCTGGAGGATGGTATATTTTTGTGCAGTAAGAAGAAGTCACTTTGTAAAAGGATAACGGGGTTTGAG GTTTTCCCGCATGATTCAAGCAAGGTAATGGTTACCTCCGCGGATTCACAGATAAGAATTCTAGACGGGATTAATGTGATCAGCAGATACAGAG GTTGCCGTGGTGCTGGTAATCAAAACTTTGCATCTTTGACGTCAGATGGGAAGCATATTGTTTCAGCATCTGAGGACTCAAGTGTATATATATGGAATTGCCTTGATCAAAAAGGGTCTATACCTTCTGAGGCGAAAGTCATCAGATCCTGTGAACGTTTCTCCTCTAATGCATCAGTGGCAATACCATGGTGTGGGTTCAAGCGCAGGAATTCACCCGATGGATTGAAGTTGGATGATTTGGGTACGAAGTCACTGGAAGCTCTCTCTTCTTCACCAGCGTGTTTCTACCAGGGCCATGAATTTTTATTGGAGTCTTTTCCCAAGGGCTCCGCCACTTGGCCTGAGGAGAAGCTTCCCACTTCTAGCCCATGGCCATCATCACATGCTATGCACAAAACGCAGTACAAGTTTCTGAGGACTTCTTGCCAGAGCACATCCAATGCCCACGCATGGGGATTAGTTATTGTGACCGCTGGTTGGGATGGAAGGATCAGATCTTTTCTCAATTATGGATTGCCCGTCCCTTGTTGA
- the LOC104437638 gene encoding glucan endo-1,3-beta-glucosidase has product MITEMSKIIPRMLSDSVFDIVFLLLCSSFFMEGARAGIGVNYGTVADNLPPPAQVAHFLLESTTIDRIRLFDADPDILKAFANTGIAITVTVPNDLIPQLAKLSNAQDWVRTNVEPYVPATDIVRILVGNEVLATANRLLLGNLVMSMRMLHAALANASLDGRIKVSTPHSLGILSSSSPPSSGKFRQGYDVHILRPLLNFLRETGSPFLVNPYPFFGFSKDTLDYALFRPNAGVMDENSKLVYTNMLDGQLDAVYSAMKVLGFTDIEIVIAETGWPSLCDSTQVGVDAKTAAEYNSNLIRHVSSGAGTPLMPKRTFETYIFALFNENLKPGPTCERNFGLFRPDMTPVYDAGILRPTARSSVPIDPIPAPSSVTLPTSPVSMSPPKGTQWCLPKTGADPDALQRNIDYVCGLGLECRPIEEGGACFLPNTVRAHAAYAMNAYYQAMGGNNYDCDFKGTGAVTAIDPSYGKCTYHG; this is encoded by the exons ATGATCACGGAGATGTCAAAGATCATCCCCAGAATGTTGTCAGATTCAGTATTCGACATTGTCTTCTTGCTTCTTTGTTCATCCTTCTTCATGGAAG GAGCTCGTGCTGGCATTGGGGTCAACTATGGCACAGTCGCAGACAACTTACCTCCACCTGCCCAAGTGGCCCATTTCCTCCTCGAGTCCACCACGATCGATCGTATCAGGCTCTTCGATGCGGACCCAGACATACTGAAAGCCTTCGCTAACACCGGCATCGCCATCACCGTCACCGTCCCTAATGATCTCATCCCTCAGCTCGCCAAGCTGAGCAATGCCCAAGACTGGGTGAGAACTAATGTCGAGCCTTATGTTCCCGCCACCGATATTGTCCGAATTTTGGTGGGAAACGAAGTGCTGGCGACCGCAAACAGGTTGCTATTAGGCAACCTGGTGATGTCGATGCGGATGCTGCACGCTGCCCTTGCCAATGCGTCACTGGACGGTAGGATCAAGGTTTCCACGCCTCACTCCTTAGGGATTTTGTCCAGTTCGAGCCCCCCGTCGAGCGGGAAGTTCCGGCAGGGCTACGACGTGCACATTCTAAGGCCGCTGCTCAACTTCCTCAGGGAGACCGGCTCGCCTTTCTTGGTGAACCCGTACCCATTTTTCGGCTTCTCCAAGGACACTCTCGATTACGCGCTGTTCAGGCCGAATGCAGGGGTGATGGATGagaattccaaacttgtttaCACTAACATGTTGGACGGGCAATTGGACGCTGTCTACTCGGCGATGAAGGTGCTGGGCTTCACCGATATCGAGATCGTGATAGCCGAAACAGGATGGCCCTCATTGTGTGACTCGACCCAAGTCGGCGTGGATGCAAAGACGGCGGCAGAATACAACAGTAATCTCATCCGCCATGTATCGTCGGGCGCCGGCACGCCCCTCATGCCAAAACGGACATTTGAGACCTACATTTTTGCTCTCTTCAACGAGAATTTGAAGCCGGGACCGACGTGCGAGAGGAACTTCGGACTCTTCAGGCCGGACATGACCCCGGTGTATGATGCCGGGATCTTGAGGCCCACG GCTAGATCATCGGTGCCGATCGATCCCATTCCAGCCCCGAGCTCCGTGACACTGCCGACGAGTCCGGTGTCCATGTCACCGCCCAAGGGAACACAATGGTGCCTGCCCAAAACAGGAGCAGACCCGGATGCTCTGCAGAGAAATATCGATTATGTATGCGGGCTCGGGTTGGAATGCAGACCGATAGAAGAAGGTGGCGCGTGCTTTTTGCCTAACACGGTCCGTGCTCACGCGGCATATGCCATGAATGCGTATTACCAAGCCATGGGAGGAAACAACTACGATTGCGATTTCAAAGGGACCGGAGCTGTTACTGCCATCGATCCAA GCTATGGAAAATGCACATATCACGGATGA